From endosymbiont of Galathealinum brachiosum, one genomic window encodes:
- a CDS encoding aminomethyl-transferring glycine dehydrogenase subunit GcvPB (acts in conjunction with GvcH to form H-protein-S-aminomethyldihydrolipoyllysine from glycine; forms a heterodimer with subunit 1 to form the P protein), producing MLIFEHSAKGRKTKIQSTSGNAVPTDIPAEFLREQTPGLPEVSEMQAVRHYTSLSQKNFSIDTHFYPLGSCTMKHNPRVCNSLAMLPGFLSRHPLAPDQNSQGFMACMHELQEMLCDVTGMAGFSLTPMAGAQGEFAGVAMIRAYHDANGDTERKEILVPDAAHGTNPATATMCGFTVKEIPTLASGDVDVDALKAAVGPQTAGLMLTNPSTLGVFERRIEEIAKLVHDAGGLLYYDGANLNAILGKIRPGDMGFDVIHSNLHKTFSTPHGGGGPGSGAIGVAERLKPFMPLPVVEKEGDTYRWLTEKDCPQSIGRMSAFMGNAGVLLRAYIYMRLLGAEGMRRVGEFATLNANYMMTQLKARGFEAAIPDRYASHEFIITLKKQAKELNVSAMDFAKRLLDLGYHAPTTYFPLLVPECLLIEPTESEAKEMLDGFVEALVQIQQEAEVDADMLHNAPYTMPVNRLDEVRAAKQLDLAWSADKD from the coding sequence ATGTTAATTTTTGAACACTCAGCTAAAGGCCGAAAAACTAAAATTCAGTCAACATCAGGTAATGCTGTACCTACTGATATTCCTGCAGAGTTTTTAAGAGAGCAAACTCCCGGTTTGCCTGAAGTTTCAGAAATGCAGGCGGTGCGACATTACACTTCTTTGTCGCAGAAAAACTTTAGCATCGATACGCATTTTTATCCGCTGGGTTCCTGCACTATGAAACATAACCCACGTGTGTGTAATTCACTGGCTATGTTGCCCGGCTTTCTGTCACGTCACCCGTTAGCGCCTGATCAAAACTCGCAGGGTTTTATGGCCTGCATGCATGAGTTACAGGAAATGTTATGTGATGTAACTGGTATGGCTGGTTTTTCTTTAACTCCTATGGCGGGTGCACAGGGTGAGTTTGCCGGTGTTGCAATGATTCGTGCGTATCATGATGCAAATGGTGATACTGAACGTAAAGAAATTTTAGTGCCGGATGCAGCTCACGGTACCAATCCAGCAACAGCAACTATGTGTGGTTTTACAGTAAAAGAAATTCCAACACTGGCCAGTGGTGATGTGGATGTGGATGCGTTAAAAGCAGCCGTTGGTCCACAAACAGCGGGTCTGATGTTAACCAATCCATCTACGCTAGGCGTGTTTGAGCGTAGAATAGAAGAAATTGCAAAACTGGTTCACGACGCTGGTGGTTTGCTTTATTACGATGGCGCTAACCTGAATGCTATTCTGGGTAAAATTCGTCCAGGAGATATGGGCTTTGATGTTATTCACTCGAATCTGCATAAAACATTTTCAACCCCACACGGTGGTGGTGGACCCGGTTCAGGTGCAATTGGTGTAGCTGAGCGTTTAAAACCTTTTATGCCTCTGCCGGTGGTGGAAAAAGAAGGTGATACTTATCGCTGGTTAACGGAAAAAGATTGTCCGCAAAGTATCGGTCGTATGTCTGCTTTTATGGGTAATGCGGGTGTGTTATTACGTGCATATATTTATATGCGCTTATTGGGTGCAGAAGGTATGCGTCGAGTGGGTGAATTCGCTACGCTTAACGCTAACTACATGATGACCCAGTTAAAAGCACGTGGTTTTGAAGCTGCAATTCCTGATCGTTATGCATCACATGAATTTATAATTACGCTGAAAAAACAGGCTAAAGAGCTTAATGTTAGTGCGATGGACTTTGCCAAGCGTTTGCTGGATTTAGGCTATCACGCACCAACAACTTATTTTCCATTGCTGGTACCAGAGTGTTTGTTAATTGAACCAACGGAATCTGAAGCGAAAGAAATGCTGGATGGTTTTGTAGAGGCGCTGGTACAAATTCAGCAGGAAGCCGAAGTGGATGCAGATATGTTACATAATGCGCCATATACAATGCCGGTTAACAGACTGGATGAAGTGCGTGCGGCTAAGCAGTTAGATCTGGCCTGGTCTGCTGATAAAGATTAA
- a CDS encoding TIGR02444 family protein, which translates to MDFPNSELWTYSTQIWTLPEVETICLELQNNYDANINMLLYCCWVGDKNLNLNDDDLQTLLDAVQPWQIIIKPLRDSRKMMQQHLIAMPAEMVDQTVSNMSEMELNAEHMTQLALEKALKPEKISPCESMGSIECSFSNIKAYINSLDSISSVNEIMPQIGQLLTAIFQDEEAVQMAMMSNA; encoded by the coding sequence ATGGATTTCCCAAATAGCGAACTCTGGACCTATTCCACACAAATCTGGACATTGCCTGAAGTTGAGACAATTTGCCTGGAATTACAAAACAACTACGATGCCAACATAAATATGTTGCTGTATTGCTGCTGGGTGGGCGACAAAAACCTGAATCTGAACGATGATGATTTACAGACACTACTGGACGCTGTTCAGCCCTGGCAAATCATTATTAAACCCCTTCGAGACTCGCGAAAAATGATGCAGCAGCATCTAATCGCTATGCCTGCTGAGATGGTGGATCAAACAGTTAGCAATATGAGCGAAATGGAGTTAAATGCCGAGCATATGACCCAGCTTGCGCTTGAAAAAGCACTTAAACCTGAAAAAATTTCACCCTGTGAGAGTATGGGTAGCATTGAATGCAGCTTCAGCAACATAAAAGCTTATATAAATTCACTCGATAGCATCTCATCGGTTAATGAAATCATGCCACAAATCGGTCAGTTACTAACGGCTATCTTTCAGGATGAAGAAGCAGTACAAATGGCAATGATGAGTAATGCATAA
- a CDS encoding diacylglycerol kinase — MADSGNTGLTRIIKAIGFSWQGIKAAYQNEAAFRQELLLATVLIPVAIWLADNVVQMALMISSVLLVMIVEILNSAIEAVVDRFGGELHELSGRAKDMASAAVFLALIYMTVIWCLMLWQIFIQQ, encoded by the coding sequence ATGGCTGATAGTGGTAATACTGGTTTAACTCGAATCATTAAAGCCATCGGTTTTTCATGGCAGGGTATTAAAGCGGCGTATCAAAATGAAGCTGCATTTCGTCAGGAGTTGCTTTTAGCTACTGTGTTAATTCCTGTAGCGATCTGGCTTGCTGATAATGTTGTTCAAATGGCGTTAATGATTAGCAGTGTGCTTCTGGTCATGATTGTAGAAATATTAAATTCAGCAATAGAAGCGGTGGTTGATCGTTTTGGTGGTGAGCTGCATGAATTGAGTGGCAGAGCAAAAGATATGGCGTCTGCTGCGGTTTTTTTAGCGCTTATCTATATGACTGTGATCTGGTGTTTAATGCTCTGGCAAATTTTTATTCAGCAATAA
- a CDS encoding DsbA family protein, with translation MIIIRLLSNYTDQTGCPMKKPELKISILSDYICPFCFIGHLRLKALREIYDLKINWCFIEIHPETPQEGHSVKMLNYEQETWDEMTRNLLQLADDEGIKLHEQTMTTNSRKALLLSEAVKPLGADVFYPLHEQLFSAYFIEGKNIGDESVLRDIARQNNIPENLVNQAWSDKHTNGPPDSVPGSLLRYLQYAGAIQAKSVPTFVFDDQMLNGVVSKEKLLQVASDLSQKNS, from the coding sequence ATGATAATAATCAGACTATTGTCTAATTATACAGACCAAACAGGTTGCCCCATGAAGAAACCAGAGTTAAAAATCTCTATACTCAGTGATTATATCTGCCCTTTCTGCTTTATCGGACACCTGAGACTTAAGGCACTTCGTGAAATTTATGATTTAAAAATTAACTGGTGCTTTATCGAGATACACCCGGAAACCCCACAGGAAGGTCATTCAGTAAAAATGCTGAATTATGAACAGGAAACCTGGGATGAAATGACCAGAAACCTTCTTCAACTTGCAGATGATGAAGGCATTAAATTGCACGAACAAACCATGACCACAAACTCACGAAAAGCCTTATTACTCAGCGAGGCAGTTAAACCGTTGGGAGCCGATGTTTTTTATCCGTTACACGAGCAGTTATTCAGCGCATATTTCATTGAAGGCAAAAATATTGGTGATGAATCGGTACTTAGGGACATAGCCAGACAAAACAATATTCCTGAAAACCTGGTTAATCAGGCATGGAGCGATAAACACACCAATGGGCCACCCGACTCCGTACCGGGCAGCCTGTTGCGTTATTTACAGTACGCGGGGGCTATACAGGCGAAAAGCGTGCCCACCTTTGTTTTTGATGACCAGATGCTTAATGGCGTAGTTAGCAAAGAAAAACTACTTCAGGTTGCCAGTGATTTGTCTCAAAAGAATAGTTAA